Proteins encoded within one genomic window of Lampris incognitus isolate fLamInc1 chromosome 19, fLamInc1.hap2, whole genome shotgun sequence:
- the hhla2b.1 gene encoding uncharacterized protein hhla2b.1 encodes MTSVQMSRCAPIGSLTLELTRLSGYEEMKCTTRNVYPAPHVVWATDPPNSEVLRPITRKLADRRGLYTVESRLRRMKARAELIYICKVTSAYGTQTRTASLTERELSGLGGRDLTIPCHAPPYLHNPSLSWSFSSGNEPTLILTYDSLSQHSFASPPWRGRALLDMLGVSAGDGSLQLLNADHVKHTGVYTCVYSAQHNTHTEHTEVLISAAGERLHPWEPSHWWIIALVIALLVVALVGMLVYLKIKGSHSKPRKCPEEATELQSVKDKTEGSNLTETNPLAVENTR; translated from the exons cacctATAGGGTccttgactctggagctgacaAGACTGAGCGGCTATGAGGAGATGAAGTGCACCACGCGGAATGTTTACCCCGCCCCTCACGTCGTCTGGGCAACAGACCCACCCAATTCCGAGGTCCTGCGACCAATTACCCGCAAGCTGGCCGACAGACGAGGGCTCTACACAGTCGAGAGCAGACTCCGAAGGATGAAGGCCCGAGCGGAGCTCATATACATCTGTAAGGTCACTTCCGCCTATGGCACGCAGACCCGGACTGCCTCACTGACAGAGAGAG AACTCAGCGGATTAGGTGGGAGGGACCTGACCATCCCTTGCCATGCCCCTCCTTACCTGCATAACCCCTCCCTCTCCTGGAGCTTCTCCAGCGGCAACGAACCCACCCTCATCCTCACCTACGACAGCCTATCGCAGCACAGCTTCGCCTCGCCGCCCTGGAGGGGCCGTGCGCTGTTGGACATGTTGGGGGTTTCAGCTGGAGACGGCAGCCTGCAACTGTTGAATGCCGACCACGTGAAACACACCGGTGTCTACACCTGCGTTTACTCAGcccaacataacacacacaccGAACACACCGAGGTCCTCATCTCTGCTGCAG GTGAACGACTTCATCCCTGGGAGCCATCCCATTGGTGGATCATTGCCTTGGTGATCGCGCTGCTGGTCGTAGCGCTCGTGGGCATGTTGGTGTATCTGAAAATTAAAG GCAGCCACTCAAAGCCCAGAAAGTGTCCAGAAGAGGCCACCGAGCTGCAGTCGGTGAAAG ACAAAACAGAAGGAAGTAACTTAACTGAAACCAACCCCCTGGCAGTGGAAAACACTCGATAA